One part of the Bacillus sp. FJAT-27916 genome encodes these proteins:
- a CDS encoding sensor histidine kinase, producing MRTLYKEFIVATLFILLSSMIIAFALANTVYFAFTKEKVDRQNVAVAEEIISSVEQTHDSKKAAEGYLDTIAKLGYQMVLVDRLGNMKSFGDDFADSALSDEAVQTVLNGKVFHGMRNFSDRFLMMSHFSNKLENTVGAPLQLEGESYGLFLRPTNKMLFSDMHMVIAGFVFTIAIVSIVGVILMTRKLIRPITQLTEATKAVANENYDYELRISRRDELGQLAQSFHSMQKQLAHNDKARKTFINNVSHDFQSPLMNIQGYAELLQSGQPNEEDYQEYASIIDREARHLSSLTKQLLLLTSLDQGAYPLKKKRVCINQQLKEVIRKIQWLLEEKGIELSYQLDECYITADEELLLNVWENLLSNAIKYTNESGRIQIICRAAKGNIEVLIKDTGIGIEKAHQEEIFERFYRVDEARKKKDGTGLGLSIVKEIVELHGGKISLESESGEGSSFKVFLPE from the coding sequence ATGAGAACACTGTATAAGGAGTTTATCGTAGCGACGTTGTTTATTCTTTTGAGCAGTATGATTATTGCCTTTGCCCTGGCCAATACGGTTTATTTTGCCTTTACAAAGGAAAAGGTTGATCGTCAGAATGTCGCGGTTGCTGAAGAGATTATCTCAAGTGTTGAACAAACCCATGATTCGAAGAAGGCCGCAGAAGGATATTTAGACACGATTGCTAAGCTTGGATATCAAATGGTTTTAGTAGATAGGTTGGGAAACATGAAATCATTTGGTGATGATTTTGCAGATTCTGCTCTTTCTGATGAAGCGGTGCAAACGGTACTGAATGGGAAAGTCTTTCATGGCATGCGGAATTTCTCAGACCGCTTCCTTATGATGAGTCATTTCTCCAATAAGCTGGAAAATACGGTCGGCGCTCCGCTTCAGTTGGAAGGGGAATCGTATGGATTATTCTTGAGGCCGACGAATAAAATGCTTTTCTCGGACATGCATATGGTTATTGCAGGCTTTGTCTTCACCATTGCGATTGTCAGCATAGTCGGGGTCATTCTAATGACAAGAAAGCTGATTCGCCCGATTACGCAGCTAACAGAGGCAACAAAAGCCGTCGCGAATGAAAACTATGATTATGAGCTTAGAATATCAAGAAGGGATGAGCTTGGACAGCTCGCTCAAAGCTTTCACTCGATGCAAAAGCAGCTCGCCCATAATGATAAGGCAAGGAAGACATTTATCAATAATGTTTCTCATGATTTCCAATCACCGCTTATGAACATTCAAGGCTATGCAGAGCTCCTCCAAAGTGGTCAGCCGAATGAGGAAGACTATCAGGAATATGCCAGTATCATAGACAGGGAAGCAAGGCATCTGTCCAGCTTGACGAAGCAGCTCTTGCTGTTAACCTCACTGGACCAGGGCGCCTACCCGCTCAAGAAAAAAAGGGTCTGCATTAATCAGCAGCTAAAAGAAGTCATCCGTAAAATCCAATGGCTTCTTGAGGAGAAAGGAATTGAACTCTCGTATCAGCTTGATGAATGCTATATAACGGCAGACGAAGAGCTTCTCTTGAACGTATGGGAAAACCTTCTCTCTAATGCGATTAAATATACGAATGAGAGCGGCCGCATCCAAATTATATGCAGAGCTGCGAAAGGAAATATTGAAGTCCTTATCAAGGATACAGGCATTGGTATCGAGAAGGCTCATCAAGAAGAAATATTTGAGCGCTTCTACCGAGTTGATGAGGCTCGGAAGAAGAAGGATGGAACCGGACTCGGTCTCTCCATAGTAAAAGAAATCGTTGAGCTCCATGGAGGAAAAATCAGTCTAGAAAGTGAGTCTGGGGAAGGAAGCAGCTTCAAGGTCTTCCTCCCGGAATGA
- a CDS encoding glycerophosphodiester phosphodiesterase, which produces MRKMAGLVIGLSAALLWAPEQETLAKEPAGHHKTEVVAHRGASGYAPENTIAAFDRAVKMKSDYIEVDVQRTKDGKLVIIHDTTVDRTTDGTGKVGSLTFEEIRSLDAGSWMSENFKGEKVPTFEEVLKRYKGKIGILIELKSPELYPGIEEEVANLLKAYHLDKPRNEKVIVQSFNFDSMKKADQLLPRMPIGVLINRASDTTDTAIEQFADYAEYFNPSYGLVTEELVTKAHDAGMKVQSWTARSRDTVQFLLDMKVDGIITDYPDYVK; this is translated from the coding sequence ATGAGGAAGATGGCAGGATTAGTGATTGGGTTGTCCGCTGCATTATTATGGGCGCCAGAGCAGGAAACATTGGCAAAGGAACCGGCAGGTCATCACAAGACAGAGGTGGTTGCCCACCGCGGAGCGTCTGGCTATGCTCCTGAGAATACAATTGCCGCCTTTGATCGTGCAGTGAAGATGAAATCTGATTATATTGAAGTGGATGTTCAACGAACAAAGGATGGGAAGCTCGTTATTATCCATGACACTACCGTCGACCGTACGACCGACGGGACAGGGAAAGTCGGGAGCCTGACGTTTGAAGAAATCCGCTCCCTTGATGCAGGCAGCTGGATGTCAGAAAACTTTAAGGGAGAGAAGGTGCCAACATTTGAAGAGGTGCTGAAAAGGTATAAAGGGAAGATTGGCATCTTAATCGAATTGAAATCTCCAGAACTATATCCCGGAATTGAAGAAGAGGTTGCCAATCTCCTGAAGGCCTATCATCTTGACAAACCGCGCAATGAAAAAGTCATCGTTCAATCCTTTAATTTTGATTCGATGAAAAAAGCGGATCAATTACTGCCGCGCATGCCAATCGGTGTTCTCATCAATCGAGCCTCAGATACAACGGATACGGCCATTGAACAGTTTGCTGACTATGCCGAATACTTCAACCCAAGCTATGGCCTTGTCACCGAAGAGCTCGTGACGAAAGCCCATGATGCAGGCATGAAGGTTCAGTCCTGGACAGCGAGAAGCAGGGATACCGTTCAATTCCTGCTTGATATGAAGGTGGATGGCATTATTACGGATTATCCGGATTATGTAAAATAA
- a CDS encoding polysaccharide deacetylase family protein yields MGKSRLKILKRKKQLRIFGLLISIVAISFAIKLSWSKTATTTAPSGKTDEMYKQVEISTLSKGHVSVEYPLFHLDSVDQQIKIYLDSLLETIENTTDKEKVTLSYKIHHYSNQTLSISFLESKRPINLLTIDLKKGKVITFDDLIKVEPDSDCLDLLSDIAFAEIKKNNSSALSDKEIKKMTAPIAENYNQFIIYNQAIVFDLLLNDEKESYQLAISKELLNDYLTDTYKAGENHDDLSGNYEPANIITERSTKENTLSIDEKVIALTFDDGPRAGVTNVILDALKKYDAKATFFVLGSRCEAGADLLKRMADEGHEIGNHTWDHPKMTSEGASGIVKQIDRTNEIVKQITGTAPTLFRPPYGLYDERVSSYVGKENLVLWDVDTLDWKLRNADLVVPNALSTVKEGNIILMHDIYSSTAEAAVAIIRELSRQGYEFVTVSELLEIKKQRLEDSNL; encoded by the coding sequence ATGGGAAAGAGCAGACTCAAAATACTGAAACGAAAAAAGCAGCTTCGAATCTTTGGTTTACTCATAAGCATAGTGGCAATCAGCTTTGCCATTAAATTATCTTGGTCCAAAACGGCCACTACCACTGCACCTTCTGGCAAAACCGATGAAATGTATAAGCAAGTGGAAATTTCAACCCTATCAAAAGGACATGTTTCAGTTGAATATCCTCTCTTTCATCTAGACAGCGTAGACCAGCAAATCAAGATTTATCTCGATTCTCTTCTGGAAACAATCGAGAATACAACGGACAAGGAAAAGGTCACCCTCTCCTATAAGATTCATCATTACAGCAACCAAACCTTATCCATCTCTTTTCTGGAATCAAAACGGCCAATAAACCTTCTGACGATTGATTTAAAGAAGGGAAAAGTCATCACCTTTGATGACCTTATCAAGGTTGAGCCTGACAGCGATTGCTTGGACTTGCTTTCCGATATAGCTTTTGCTGAAATCAAAAAAAATAATTCCTCTGCCCTCTCGGATAAAGAGATTAAAAAAATGACGGCCCCAATTGCGGAAAACTATAATCAATTTATTATTTATAACCAAGCAATTGTCTTTGATTTGCTGCTCAATGATGAAAAGGAAAGTTATCAACTGGCCATCAGTAAGGAATTACTCAATGATTATCTTACAGATACCTATAAGGCTGGAGAGAACCATGATGATCTTTCAGGAAACTACGAGCCTGCCAATATCATTACGGAACGCTCAACAAAGGAAAACACATTGTCAATTGATGAAAAGGTCATTGCCCTTACCTTTGATGATGGGCCAAGAGCAGGTGTGACAAATGTGATTCTTGATGCGTTAAAGAAGTATGACGCAAAGGCTACCTTTTTTGTCCTCGGCTCAAGATGTGAAGCCGGTGCTGACCTTCTTAAGAGAATGGCAGATGAGGGCCATGAGATTGGCAATCATACTTGGGATCATCCTAAGATGACATCAGAGGGCGCAAGCGGAATTGTTAAGCAGATTGACCGTACAAATGAGATTGTTAAGCAGATTACCGGTACAGCACCGACATTATTCCGCCCTCCCTATGGATTGTATGATGAACGTGTCAGCAGCTATGTCGGCAAAGAGAACCTCGTCTTATGGGATGTTGACACACTGGATTGGAAACTCCGCAATGCTGACTTAGTCGTCCCAAATGCTTTAAGTACGGTTAAAGAGGGCAATATTATTTTAATGCACGATATTTACTCCTCTACTGCAGAAGCAGCTGTTGCCATCATTCGCGAGCTTTCACGGCAAGGCTATGAATTTGTAACCGTCTCAGAATTGCTAGAAATCAAGAAACAAAGATTGGAAGATTCCAATCTATAA
- a CDS encoding LTA synthase family protein — protein sequence MRRIHEQLEERIRSQFGVFFLIAVVMLWMKTYLVQVTQFDLGVQGILQQFLLLMNPLGSALIILGMAWLFRGRRRYAALMALYFFLSFLLFANVMYYRFFNDFITLPTLFQTQNFGDVSGSITALLNPYDFMFFIDFAVLMILLFSKHIKSAEGTVKRRAALTFMGIGLVISGLNLALAESDRPQLLTRGFDRNYIVKYLGMYNYAVYDAVQSTKASAQRVLADSNDITEVVNFTNSNHAEPNPKYFGKAEGMNVILIHLESIQEFLIDYELHGEEVTPFLNSLTKDKNMMYFDNFFHQTAQGKTSDAEFILSNSLYGLPQGSAFTMKGMNTYQAAPAILGQEGYTSAVFHPNTGSFWNRNEIYKSFGYNHFFDASSYEMDPEQLADYGLMDKPFFEQSIPYLETLPQPFYAKFISVTHHYPFSMDQDKTTIEPHITGDQSVDDYFQTARYADEALEQFFAYLKESGLYDNSMIIMYGDHYGISQNHDAAMEEVLEKEVTPFVSKSELQRVPFFIRVPGMEGGINHSYGGQIDILPTILHLLGKETKDYIHFGTDLLSKEHDEIVPFRNGDFVSPTVTAVDGDYYDTETGLPLDESKIEEANKYHEVVEYKLQLSDRVVNGDLLRFHSPDAFEPVDRSEYDYSLDASRLDDEEVE from the coding sequence ATGAGACGAATACATGAACAATTAGAAGAAAGGATACGCAGTCAGTTTGGTGTCTTCTTCCTTATAGCCGTTGTGATGCTTTGGATGAAGACGTATTTGGTGCAAGTGACGCAGTTTGACTTAGGTGTGCAAGGGATACTTCAGCAATTCCTTCTGCTGATGAACCCTTTGGGCTCTGCACTCATTATACTTGGAATGGCCTGGCTGTTTAGGGGAAGACGGAGATACGCGGCCTTAATGGCGCTTTATTTCTTTCTATCATTCTTATTGTTTGCCAATGTGATGTATTATCGTTTCTTTAATGATTTCATAACCCTGCCAACCCTGTTTCAAACACAGAATTTCGGGGATGTGAGCGGGAGCATTACGGCGCTTTTGAATCCGTATGATTTCATGTTCTTCATTGACTTTGCCGTGCTGATGATCTTGCTGTTTAGTAAGCACATTAAGTCGGCCGAGGGAACTGTGAAGAGAAGAGCGGCTTTAACATTTATGGGAATCGGACTTGTCATCTCAGGATTGAATCTTGCGTTGGCAGAGAGCGACCGTCCACAGCTATTGACAAGAGGCTTTGACCGGAACTATATCGTGAAATATCTAGGGATGTACAATTATGCCGTTTATGATGCGGTGCAAAGCACGAAGGCATCGGCGCAACGTGTTTTGGCAGACAGCAATGATATTACAGAGGTCGTGAATTTTACGAATTCGAATCATGCAGAGCCTAATCCTAAATACTTCGGAAAGGCAGAAGGGATGAATGTGATTTTGATTCATCTCGAGTCGATCCAAGAGTTCCTGATTGATTATGAGCTGCACGGGGAGGAGGTCACTCCATTCCTCAATTCATTAACAAAAGATAAGAACATGATGTATTTCGATAACTTCTTCCATCAAACGGCTCAAGGGAAAACATCAGATGCAGAGTTCATCCTGTCAAATTCCTTGTATGGCTTGCCGCAAGGGTCAGCCTTCACAATGAAGGGAATGAATACGTATCAGGCTGCCCCGGCTATATTGGGTCAGGAAGGTTACACATCAGCAGTTTTTCATCCAAATACAGGAAGCTTTTGGAACCGTAATGAGATTTATAAATCATTTGGATACAACCATTTCTTTGATGCCAGCTCCTATGAAATGGACCCGGAGCAATTGGCGGATTACGGCTTGATGGATAAGCCTTTCTTTGAACAATCCATCCCGTACTTAGAGACCCTGCCGCAGCCATTCTATGCGAAGTTCATTAGTGTCACGCATCATTATCCATTCTCGATGGACCAGGATAAGACCACGATTGAACCGCATATAACAGGTGACCAGTCCGTTGATGACTACTTCCAAACGGCACGTTATGCAGATGAGGCATTGGAGCAATTCTTTGCATACCTGAAGGAATCAGGCCTGTATGATAACTCAATGATCATTATGTATGGAGACCATTACGGTATCTCACAAAATCACGATGCTGCAATGGAAGAAGTACTAGAGAAGGAAGTCACGCCGTTTGTCTCTAAATCAGAGCTGCAGCGTGTGCCATTCTTTATCAGGGTGCCTGGCATGGAAGGTGGTATTAACCATTCTTATGGCGGACAGATTGATATTCTGCCGACCATCCTTCATTTATTAGGCAAAGAGACAAAGGATTATATTCACTTTGGAACTGATTTGTTGTCTAAAGAGCATGATGAAATTGTCCCATTCCGTAACGGAGATTTCGTCAGCCCGACGGTTACCGCGGTTGACGGGGATTATTATGACACAGAGACCGGGTTGCCGCTTGATGAGAGTAAAATAGAAGAAGCGAATAAGTATCATGAAGTCGTCGAATATAAATTACAACTATCTGACCGGGTGGTGAATGGAGATCTTCTCCGTTTCCATTCGCCGGATGCCTTTGAGCCGGTTGACCGTTCAGAGTATGATTACAGCCTGGATGCGAGCAGGCTGGATGATGAAGAAGTAGAGTGA
- a CDS encoding MFS transporter, with protein sequence MTEKQSSQTWALTLFSIGVFMAALDNGIISAALTTINGNFGVSANWGAWGVTLYTLGLAISVPIIGKLSDRYGRKKLFIIEIAIFGIGSLLVALSPNFTFYLIARFIQAMGGGGIFIIGSSHVLSTMPAEKQGKALGMLGGMNGIASVIGPNLGSFLLDLTGNWHVLFLINVPIAIALVILGFMKLEETKDPVTGRLDLFGTVLLSLSILGIMYGLTNIEGVHFFDSLLEPNVYGFLLGGLFLFAVLLVHESRTEKQGKDPILPFRLLRQPTYLLTLLIGAFSGALLAGMIFIPAFSEQVLGIAQENAGYWMTPLALAAGVGAAFGGGLVDKRGPILAVVLSGLISAIGFFLFPAWIDVKWQFVISSCIAGLGMGIILGAPLNILATERLHSDKGTAISTLSLSRQIGMTIAPTIYAGFIARGFNELPSLFKTEFPGILQDNIKAANLGPEGLAELGTLTSQMSGGTSGMTEAEMNQVISQIQDPALKDAVLSSVQEVTTMAAQNGYSGLFYTAVVIAVLIIIATAIMAPIRKKTAVTKQSEAK encoded by the coding sequence ATGACAGAGAAACAATCCTCTCAGACATGGGCCCTCACCCTTTTCTCCATCGGGGTGTTCATGGCTGCTCTGGATAACGGGATTATCAGCGCTGCTTTAACGACAATCAACGGTAACTTTGGCGTAAGCGCAAACTGGGGAGCCTGGGGAGTCACATTGTATACATTGGGCCTGGCTATCAGCGTACCGATTATCGGGAAACTTTCTGACCGTTATGGACGAAAGAAACTATTCATTATTGAAATAGCCATCTTCGGAATTGGTTCTTTGCTCGTAGCCTTGAGCCCAAACTTTACATTCTATTTAATCGCCCGCTTCATCCAAGCGATGGGCGGCGGCGGAATTTTCATCATCGGGAGCTCGCATGTTCTCAGTACTATGCCGGCTGAAAAGCAAGGGAAAGCACTAGGAATGCTTGGCGGCATGAATGGGATTGCCTCCGTCATCGGACCAAACCTCGGAAGCTTTCTTCTTGATTTAACAGGCAATTGGCATGTTTTATTCTTAATTAACGTGCCAATTGCCATCGCACTTGTCATTTTAGGCTTTATGAAGCTTGAAGAAACAAAGGATCCGGTTACAGGAAGATTGGACCTATTCGGGACCGTTCTGCTCTCCTTATCCATCCTTGGCATCATGTATGGCTTAACGAATATTGAGGGTGTTCATTTCTTTGACAGCCTGCTTGAGCCGAATGTATATGGATTCTTGCTTGGCGGCCTTTTCTTGTTCGCAGTCTTGCTCGTACATGAAAGCCGGACGGAGAAACAGGGAAAAGACCCAATCTTGCCGTTTCGTTTATTGCGTCAGCCAACCTACTTGCTGACCTTGTTGATTGGCGCCTTTTCTGGAGCGTTACTGGCCGGAATGATTTTCATTCCAGCATTTTCAGAGCAGGTACTTGGCATTGCCCAAGAGAATGCCGGCTATTGGATGACGCCGCTCGCACTTGCAGCTGGCGTTGGAGCAGCATTTGGCGGCGGATTGGTCGATAAGAGAGGACCTATTCTCGCAGTGGTTCTATCCGGCCTCATCTCGGCGATTGGCTTCTTCTTATTCCCGGCCTGGATTGACGTTAAGTGGCAATTTGTCATCTCTTCCTGCATCGCTGGTTTAGGGATGGGAATTATTCTTGGGGCGCCGCTCAATATTCTGGCAACGGAAAGACTGCACTCGGATAAGGGTACAGCCATCTCTACCTTATCCCTATCACGCCAGATTGGGATGACCATTGCGCCAACCATTTATGCCGGCTTTATTGCCCGCGGGTTCAATGAGCTTCCAAGCTTGTTCAAAACCGAATTCCCAGGAATCCTGCAGGACAATATCAAGGCAGCTAATCTCGGACCCGAGGGGCTTGCTGAGCTCGGCACTCTCACCTCTCAAATGTCCGGCGGTACAAGCGGCATGACAGAGGCTGAAATGAATCAGGTCATCAGCCAAATTCAGGACCCAGCCTTAAAGGACGCCGTCCTGTCCAGCGTGCAAGAGGTAACCACGATGGCAGCACAAAATGGGTACAGCGGCCTCTTCTACACCGCTGTTGTCATTGCCGTCTTAATCATTATCGCAACCGCCATCATGGCACCAATCAGAAAGAAAACGGCGGTAACAAAACAATCTGAAGCCAAATAA
- a CDS encoding MMPL family transporter produces MKRFLHAVTDWVSTKKGMRITIVAWLVIMIGLSAGPKLNDYKVTNFQSLPDEAESIVAENKVDEWFPSDTGTPGILAFNNPDGDVDVAEVKEILSGIMDENIKGIEEIVDISQMPPQAVAAFASEDKTTMIVPMNLEAGLGNSDYSRINDKASEIGNDIAKDLDTDFYITGPAGIAGDTTKLFESADLKLLFATILIILVLLIVIYRSPLLAFIPLLATVIVYQVANQSVALLGAGGLEINNSTTSIMSILLFAAVIDYSLFVFSRFREELNHYEDKHEAMKHAMRATGEPVFFAGGTVLAAMLILFFADFRDYQNFAPVFGLAIFIIMLASITLVPALFTLFGRKAFWPKVPKYGQESEVKHGIWGPIAKFVVNKPGISGGLVAIFMVVTALNVFNLDFEFNSVKNFPEDLPSRVGYEIVEEKFNKGDLAQTTVLLESDEAMTEEQVAAFAGRLSEFDEINSANPSGITDDGKAAKVTVSLTMNPYSTEAIDFIGELREESNELQEDANVDADISYTGTTAKLADEREVNSGDIIKIVLLETLLILVLLFAMTRSFKMPWYMMATILLSYASALGLGLFLVDVLFGYDAVSTRVPVYAFIFLVALGIDYNIILVSRFLEERTKHSVKEALEISIRNTGGVISSAGIILAATFAALMTMPIADLFVFGFMVAIGIILDTFLVRGMLLPALILFFEKDK; encoded by the coding sequence GTGAAAAGGTTTTTGCACGCAGTGACCGATTGGGTGTCAACCAAGAAGGGCATGCGTATTACGATAGTCGCTTGGTTGGTTATCATGATTGGTTTAAGCGCAGGTCCAAAATTAAATGATTATAAGGTGACGAACTTTCAATCGCTTCCTGATGAGGCGGAGTCAATTGTCGCCGAGAATAAGGTAGATGAATGGTTCCCGAGCGATACGGGGACCCCGGGGATTCTCGCCTTCAATAATCCGGATGGGGACGTTGATGTTGCTGAGGTAAAAGAAATCCTTAGCGGCATTATGGATGAGAATATAAAAGGTATTGAAGAGATTGTTGACATTTCCCAGATGCCGCCGCAGGCTGTTGCAGCTTTCGCATCAGAGGATAAGACAACCATGATTGTCCCTATGAATCTTGAAGCGGGTTTGGGCAACTCAGATTACTCCCGTATCAATGATAAAGCATCTGAGATTGGCAATGATATTGCCAAGGATTTAGATACAGACTTCTATATTACGGGTCCAGCTGGAATTGCCGGTGATACGACAAAGCTGTTTGAATCAGCAGACCTAAAATTATTATTTGCGACCATTCTCATTATTTTAGTATTGCTGATTGTCATTTACCGCTCGCCGCTGCTGGCGTTCATTCCATTATTGGCTACGGTAATCGTGTATCAAGTAGCGAATCAATCTGTTGCTTTGCTAGGTGCAGGCGGGCTTGAGATTAATAATTCAACCACATCGATTATGAGCATTCTCTTGTTCGCGGCCGTCATAGATTATTCCTTATTCGTATTCTCGCGTTTCCGTGAGGAACTGAATCATTATGAGGATAAACATGAGGCGATGAAGCATGCAATGCGTGCGACGGGTGAACCGGTCTTCTTCGCGGGCGGAACGGTATTGGCAGCGATGCTTATCTTGTTCTTTGCTGATTTCCGCGATTATCAGAACTTTGCTCCGGTATTCGGTTTGGCTATATTCATTATCATGCTTGCCTCTATTACGCTTGTTCCAGCCTTGTTCACCTTATTTGGGAGAAAGGCGTTCTGGCCTAAAGTTCCGAAATATGGACAGGAATCAGAGGTTAAGCATGGCATTTGGGGACCAATTGCTAAGTTTGTCGTGAACAAGCCTGGGATCTCCGGCGGACTTGTCGCGATTTTCATGGTTGTAACAGCATTGAATGTGTTTAATCTTGATTTTGAATTCAACTCTGTTAAGAACTTCCCTGAAGATTTGCCATCACGTGTTGGCTACGAAATCGTGGAAGAGAAGTTTAATAAAGGAGATCTGGCACAGACGACCGTCTTGCTTGAGAGTGATGAGGCAATGACAGAGGAGCAGGTTGCTGCATTCGCAGGAAGGCTCTCTGAGTTTGATGAAATCAATTCAGCTAATCCGTCAGGCATAACAGATGACGGGAAAGCGGCGAAGGTAACTGTCTCCCTCACGATGAACCCTTACTCAACGGAGGCAATTGATTTCATTGGGGAATTGCGCGAGGAGAGTAATGAACTGCAAGAAGATGCGAATGTTGATGCAGACATCTCTTATACAGGCACAACGGCTAAGCTTGCCGATGAACGTGAGGTTAATAGCGGAGACATCATTAAGATTGTTCTTCTTGAGACATTACTGATCCTCGTGTTATTGTTCGCCATGACACGTTCATTCAAGATGCCGTGGTATATGATGGCGACAATTCTGCTCTCCTATGCTTCTGCATTAGGACTGGGACTGTTCCTAGTGGATGTGCTGTTCGGCTATGATGCAGTGAGTACAAGGGTTCCGGTCTATGCCTTTATCTTCCTTGTTGCTCTTGGAATCGACTATAACATTATTCTTGTTTCCAGATTCCTTGAGGAGCGCACAAAGCATTCGGTTAAGGAGGCACTGGAAATCTCGATACGTAACACGGGAGGGGTTATCTCCAGTGCTGGTATCATTCTAGCTGCGACCTTTGCTGCCCTAATGACGATGCCGATTGCAGACTTATTCGTATTCGGCTTTATGGTAGCAATAGGAATTATCTTGGATACATTCTTGGTGAGGGGCATGCTGCTTCCAGCCTTGATTCTTTTCTTCGAGAAGGATAAATAA
- a CDS encoding response regulator transcription factor — protein MRILVVDDDRDILQLVSIHLKREGYTVYQASDAEAALALLEHQDVDLAVVDVMMPGMNGFELTRILARDMEVPVILLTAKGQLADKEKGFLAGSEDYLVKPFEPKELLFRIAVVLRRFERSMEMIIEIGNMRIDRENYEVAVDGHTFMLPMKEFELLSLLASKAGKVLSRAYLLEQTWGYDYEGNELTLNTHINRLRERLKRYRAGVEIQTIRGVGYKLEVCDENTV, from the coding sequence ATGCGCATATTAGTGGTAGATGATGACCGGGATATATTGCAATTGGTTTCCATTCATTTGAAGCGTGAAGGATATACCGTTTATCAAGCGAGTGATGCTGAGGCAGCACTCGCTTTACTTGAACATCAGGATGTTGATTTAGCTGTTGTAGACGTCATGATGCCGGGCATGAATGGATTTGAGCTTACAAGAATCCTGGCGCGTGATATGGAGGTACCCGTTATTTTATTAACAGCGAAGGGTCAGCTTGCTGATAAGGAGAAGGGATTTCTTGCCGGGTCGGAGGATTACTTAGTAAAGCCGTTTGAACCGAAGGAGTTATTGTTCCGGATTGCTGTTGTCCTGCGTCGTTTCGAGCGTTCGATGGAGATGATTATTGAGATCGGCAATATGAGAATTGATCGGGAGAACTATGAGGTGGCGGTAGACGGTCACACCTTCATGCTGCCTATGAAGGAATTTGAACTGCTCTCTCTCTTAGCTTCAAAAGCCGGCAAGGTGCTTTCCAGAGCCTATTTGCTTGAGCAGACATGGGGCTATGATTATGAGGGCAATGAATTAACCCTTAACACTCATATCAATCGACTGCGAGAGCGGCTGAAGCGTTATCGTGCTGGGGTTGAGATACAGACAATCCGCGGGGTCGGGTATAAACTCGAGGTGTGCGATGAGAACACTGTATAA
- a CDS encoding DedA family protein — protein sequence MENWIIDIMDQFGYIGILFLIAVENIFPPIPSEVILTFGGAMTAETSMTVTGVVAVSTAGSIIGAVILYGLGMLLGKERIEKIVKRYGHILRVTIEDVEKADNWFHKYGLWTIFFCRFVPLIRSLISIPAGMARINFVTFLLLTTIGTFIWNVVLVTIGAMVGDSWESIVHYMDYYSNVVYVLLVLLFLAFVIWYVRKKFIKVEK from the coding sequence ATGGAAAATTGGATTATCGATATAATGGATCAGTTTGGCTACATAGGAATCTTGTTTTTGATTGCGGTTGAGAACATATTTCCGCCCATCCCATCTGAGGTGATTTTAACATTCGGGGGAGCCATGACAGCCGAGACTAGCATGACCGTCACAGGTGTTGTGGCTGTTTCTACCGCCGGGTCCATTATTGGAGCGGTTATTCTCTATGGTCTTGGCATGCTTCTTGGCAAAGAAAGAATAGAAAAGATTGTGAAACGTTATGGCCATATCCTTCGTGTAACAATCGAGGATGTGGAGAAGGCCGACAATTGGTTCCATAAGTATGGGCTTTGGACAATATTCTTCTGCCGGTTTGTCCCATTGATTCGGAGCTTAATATCCATACCGGCTGGAATGGCACGAATAAATTTTGTGACCTTTCTCCTTCTGACAACGATTGGGACATTCATTTGGAATGTCGTACTTGTCACCATCGGTGCGATGGTAGGGGATTCATGGGAGTCCATCGTACACTACATGGATTATTACTCCAATGTTGTCTATGTCTTGCTTGTACTCCTCTTCCTTGCGTTTGTGATTTGGTATGTCCGTAAGAAGTTCATTAAAGTAGAGAAATAA